Proteins encoded in a region of the Mesoflavibacter profundi genome:
- the purH gene encoding bifunctional phosphoribosylaminoimidazolecarboxamide formyltransferase/IMP cyclohydrolase has protein sequence MSNKTIKSALISVFSKDGLEPIVKELDKQGVTIYSTGGTEKFIKDLGINVIPVEDVTSYPSILGGRVKTLHPKVFGGILNRQNHDGDVKEMKDFDIPQIDVVIVDLYPFEKTVASGASNQDIIEKIDIGGISLIRAAAKNYADVICVSSVDDYAEFLELITDKKGNLSEEDRKRFAAKAFNVSSHYDSAIFNYFNTTENIPAYKLSETKGQVLRYGENPHQEGFFFGDFDAMFTKLHGKELSYNNLLDVDAAVNLINEFKGEAPTFAILKHNNACGFAQRSTIKQAYADALAGDPVSAFGGILISNVEIDADTATDIHNLFCEVVIAPSFSEEALEILKGKKNRILLILKDTELSAKTVRTCLNGVLVQDKDNKTDVVEDFTYATNTKPTDAEIEDLIFASKICKHTKSNTIVLVKDKQLCASGTGQTSRVDALNQAIHKATSFNFDLKGSVMASDAFFPFPDCVEIAGNAGIKSVIQPGGSIKDQLSIDYCNDNNISMVMTGTRHFKH, from the coding sequence ATGAGCAACAAAACAATTAAATCTGCATTAATTTCAGTATTTAGCAAAGATGGTTTAGAGCCAATTGTTAAAGAACTTGACAAACAAGGTGTAACCATCTACTCTACTGGTGGCACAGAAAAATTCATTAAAGATTTAGGTATTAACGTCATTCCTGTAGAAGATGTAACATCTTACCCTTCTATTTTAGGTGGTCGCGTTAAAACATTACACCCAAAAGTATTTGGAGGTATTTTAAATCGTCAAAATCATGATGGCGATGTTAAAGAAATGAAAGACTTTGACATACCACAAATAGATGTTGTAATCGTAGACCTTTATCCGTTTGAAAAAACAGTAGCTTCTGGCGCTTCAAACCAAGATATTATTGAAAAAATTGATATTGGAGGAATTTCTTTAATACGTGCTGCTGCAAAAAATTATGCAGATGTTATTTGCGTTTCTTCTGTAGATGATTATGCTGAGTTTTTAGAGTTAATCACAGATAAAAAAGGAAACTTATCAGAAGAAGACCGTAAACGTTTTGCTGCAAAAGCATTTAACGTCTCATCGCATTATGACTCGGCAATCTTCAATTATTTCAATACCACTGAAAATATTCCAGCTTACAAATTAAGCGAAACTAAAGGTCAAGTTTTAAGATATGGCGAAAACCCGCATCAAGAAGGTTTCTTCTTTGGTGATTTTGACGCTATGTTTACCAAATTACATGGTAAAGAATTAAGTTACAACAACCTTTTAGACGTAGATGCTGCTGTAAATTTAATTAACGAATTTAAAGGCGAAGCGCCAACTTTTGCCATTTTAAAACACAATAATGCTTGTGGTTTTGCACAACGTAGCACCATAAAACAAGCTTACGCAGATGCATTGGCAGGAGATCCTGTTTCTGCTTTTGGAGGTATTTTAATTTCTAATGTTGAAATTGATGCAGACACTGCTACAGATATTCATAATTTATTCTGTGAAGTTGTAATTGCGCCTTCATTTTCAGAAGAAGCTTTAGAGATTTTAAAAGGAAAGAAAAACCGTATTCTTTTAATTTTAAAAGACACAGAATTATCGGCTAAAACTGTTAGAACGTGTTTAAACGGTGTTTTAGTTCAAGATAAAGACAATAAGACTGATGTTGTAGAAGATTTTACTTATGCTACAAACACAAAACCAACAGATGCCGAAATTGAAGATTTAATCTTCGCTTCAAAGATTTGTAAACACACAAAATCTAATACAATCGTATTAGTAAAAGACAAGCAACTTTGCGCTAGCGGAACTGGTCAAACTAGTCGTGTAGATGCCTTAAATCAAGCTATTCATAAAGCAACGTCTTTCAATTTTGATTTAAAAGGAAGCGTAATGGCAAGTGATGCTTTTTTCCCATTTCCTGACTGTGTAGAAATTGCAGGAAACGCAGGAATAAAAAGTGTTATTCAACCTGGCGGATCTATAAAAGATCAATTAAGTATTGATTATTGTAATGATAATAACATTTCAATGGTAATGACAGGAACACGCCATTTTAAGCATTAA
- a CDS encoding LptE family protein yields MKIFNYIYISFLSLLCFGCGIYSFTGADTGNAETFQVNYFQYTANLIEPGLDRDFTLALQDLIQNQTNLSLVNSNGDLVFEGEITEYRISPTTATANSTAAQNRLTIGVNVRFYNKEDEEKDFEKSFSFFYDYTGSQLLSGTTKETAFQEIFERLTQDIFNASLANW; encoded by the coding sequence ATGAAAATTTTTAATTACATATACATCAGTTTTTTATCCTTATTATGTTTTGGATGTGGCATCTACTCTTTCACTGGAGCAGATACTGGAAACGCAGAGACTTTTCAAGTCAATTATTTTCAATACACTGCTAACCTAATAGAACCAGGTTTAGATAGAGATTTTACATTAGCTTTACAAGATTTAATCCAAAACCAAACAAATTTAAGTTTAGTAAATTCTAACGGAGATTTAGTTTTTGAAGGAGAAATTACAGAATATCGTATATCTCCAACAACAGCAACCGCAAACAGTACTGCAGCACAAAATAGGTTAACCATAGGCGTTAATGTTAGGTTTTACAACAAAGAAGATGAAGAAAAAGATTTTGAAAAATCATTTTCATTTTTTTATGATTATACAGGAAGCCAATTACTGTCAGGTACAACTAAAGAAACAGCTTTTCAAGAAATTTTTGAGCGTTTAACACAAGATATATTTAATGCATCGTTAGCCAATTGGTAA
- a CDS encoding rod shape-determining protein MreD, translated as MNSLLSAHTLRFIFLILLQVLIFNRIDFLGYINPYPYILFVALFPVKNNRMLFLFLSFLMGFILDLFMDSGGVNATALLIIAFIRPVVLKFSFGAVYEHNALKFNNINFSQKLVYLSILIVIHHFFFYLMEFFNISKIILILKNTLFSSVFTILLSILITTIFSRKTK; from the coding sequence ATGAATAGTCTATTATCTGCACATACATTAAGATTTATTTTTTTAATACTACTACAAGTATTAATATTTAATAGAATAGACTTTTTAGGCTACATTAACCCGTATCCTTACATACTTTTTGTGGCATTATTTCCTGTAAAAAATAATCGTATGCTATTCCTGTTTTTAAGTTTTTTAATGGGATTTATACTGGATTTATTTATGGATTCTGGCGGTGTAAATGCAACAGCTCTTTTAATTATAGCTTTTATACGACCTGTTGTTTTAAAATTCAGTTTTGGTGCTGTTTACGAGCATAATGCTTTAAAATTTAATAATATAAATTTCTCTCAAAAATTAGTTTACTTAAGTATCTTAATTGTAATACATCATTTCTTTTTCTATTTAATGGAGTTTTTTAACATTTCTAAAATAATTTTAATCTTAAAAAACACGTTATTTTCTAGTGTATTTACTATACTACTAAGCATATTAATAACTACTATTTTTAGCAGAAAAACTAAATGA
- a CDS encoding GAF domain-containing protein translates to MNFEALKPEIENIISNSTFSKDEKLLNICKLLETNIEYYNWVGFYFKNGDKNELKLGPYVGEPTDHTIIPFGKGICGQVAVSNKNFVVPDVSAQDNYIACSITVKAEIVIPIFVNGENIGQIDIDSNTPDPFTEADERFLEFVCQKVATLL, encoded by the coding sequence ATGAATTTTGAAGCGCTTAAACCTGAAATAGAAAACATAATTTCAAATTCGACTTTTTCTAAAGACGAAAAACTACTTAATATCTGTAAACTTCTAGAAACCAATATAGAATATTATAATTGGGTTGGATTTTACTTTAAAAACGGTGATAAAAACGAACTTAAATTAGGTCCTTATGTTGGTGAACCAACAGATCATACAATTATCCCATTTGGTAAAGGTATTTGTGGTCAAGTTGCAGTAAGTAACAAAAATTTTGTCGTTCCAGATGTGTCTGCACAAGACAACTATATCGCTTGTAGCATTACCGTAAAAGCTGAAATTGTAATTCCTATTTTTGTTAATGGCGAAAATATTGGACAAATAGACATTGACTCTAATACTCCAGATCCTTTTACAGAAGCAGACGAACGCTTTTTAGAATTTGTTTGTCAAAAAGTAGCCACCTTACTATAA
- a CDS encoding exosortase F system-associated membrane protein — MKINTKYIWIGILFCLLALIRFYEKELFYDPYLVFFKNDYLYLDSPRREVAKLIAFTTLRYVINSVISIAILYLFFKDKSIVKFSLIVYAASYLILIILFLYFVLNPKQEDYYVFFNIRRFLIQPLILLLLLPAYYYQRLKV; from the coding sequence ATGAAAATTAACACTAAATACATCTGGATTGGGATTTTATTTTGCCTTCTTGCTTTAATACGGTTTTATGAGAAGGAATTATTTTATGATCCTTATTTGGTGTTTTTTAAAAATGATTATTTGTATTTAGATTCTCCAAGACGTGAAGTCGCAAAATTAATAGCGTTTACAACTTTAAGGTATGTAATAAATTCGGTAATTTCTATCGCGATTTTATATCTGTTTTTTAAAGATAAAAGTATTGTAAAATTTTCTTTAATTGTATACGCGGCTTCATATTTAATACTAATTATTCTTTTTTTATATTTTGTTCTAAATCCAAAACAAGAAGATTACTACGTGTTTTTTAATATCAGACGCTTTTTAATTCAGCCTTTAATATTGTTGTTGTTACTACCAGCTTATTATTATCAACGGTTGAAAGTATAA
- a CDS encoding co-chaperone GroES: MSNLNIKPLADRVLVEPLPAETQTASGLYIPDTAQEKQHKGTVVAVGNGKKDEPLTVKVGDTVLYGKYSGSEIKLDGKDYLMMREDDIMAII, encoded by the coding sequence ATGAGTAATTTAAACATTAAACCATTAGCAGACCGTGTTCTAGTAGAACCACTTCCTGCCGAAACACAAACAGCATCTGGTTTATACATTCCAGATACAGCACAAGAAAAACAACATAAAGGAACTGTAGTAGCAGTTGGTAACGGTAAAAAAGATGAACCGTTAACTGTTAAAGTTGGTGACACTGTATTATATGGTAAATATTCTGGATCTGAAATCAAATTAGACGGAAAAGACTATTTAATGATGCGCGAAGACGACATCATGGCAATTATTTAA
- the groL gene encoding chaperonin GroEL (60 kDa chaperone family; promotes refolding of misfolded polypeptides especially under stressful conditions; forms two stacked rings of heptamers to form a barrel-shaped 14mer; ends can be capped by GroES; misfolded proteins enter the barrel where they are refolded when GroES binds), whose product MAKDIKFDIEARDGLKRGVDALANAVKVTLGPKGRNVTISRSFGAPVVTKDGVSVAKEVELEDALENMGAQMVKEVASKTNDLAGDGTTTATVLAQAIVKEGLKNVAAGANPMDLKRGIDKAVEAIVTDLGKQAKEVGDSSEKIKQVASISANNDDVIGDLIAKAFNKVGKEGVITVEEAKGTDTYVDVVEGMQFDRGYLSPYFVTDSEKMITDLENPYILLYDKKVSTMKDLLPVLEPVAQSGKPLLIIAEDVDGEALATLVVNKLRGSLKIAAVKAPGFGDRRKAMLEDIAILTGGTVVSEERGYTLENTTLDMLGTAERVTIDKDNTTVVNGSGDKDLIKNRVNQIKAQIETTTSDYDKEKLQERLAKLAGGVAVLYVGAASEVEMKEKKDRVDDALHATRAAVEEGIVAGGGVALVRAKSVLEKITTDNLDETTGIQIVARAIEAPLRTIVENAGGEGSVVVAKVIEGKKDFGYDAKSDAYVDMLKAGIIDPKKVTRVALENAASVSGMILTTECALIDIKEDTPAAMPGGMGGGMPGMM is encoded by the coding sequence ATGGCAAAAGATATAAAATTTGATATTGAAGCTCGCGACGGATTAAAACGTGGTGTAGACGCTTTAGCAAATGCAGTAAAAGTAACGTTAGGACCAAAAGGACGTAACGTAACTATTAGTCGTTCATTTGGTGCACCAGTAGTAACAAAAGACGGTGTTAGTGTTGCTAAAGAAGTAGAATTAGAAGACGCTCTAGAAAATATGGGCGCACAAATGGTGAAAGAAGTTGCATCAAAAACCAACGATCTTGCTGGTGATGGAACAACTACTGCTACCGTTTTAGCGCAAGCTATTGTAAAAGAAGGATTAAAAAACGTAGCTGCTGGCGCAAATCCTATGGATTTAAAGCGTGGTATCGATAAAGCTGTAGAAGCAATTGTTACAGATTTAGGTAAGCAAGCTAAAGAAGTTGGAGATTCTTCAGAAAAAATTAAGCAAGTAGCTTCAATTTCTGCTAACAACGACGATGTTATCGGAGATTTAATTGCAAAAGCTTTTAATAAAGTAGGTAAAGAAGGTGTTATCACTGTAGAAGAAGCTAAAGGAACAGACACATACGTAGACGTTGTAGAAGGTATGCAATTTGACAGAGGTTACCTTTCTCCTTACTTCGTTACAGATAGCGAAAAAATGATTACAGATTTAGAAAATCCTTACATCCTGTTATACGATAAAAAAGTATCTACAATGAAGGATTTATTACCAGTTTTAGAGCCTGTTGCTCAATCTGGAAAACCTTTATTAATCATTGCAGAAGATGTAGATGGTGAAGCTTTAGCAACCTTAGTTGTAAACAAATTACGTGGTTCTTTAAAAATTGCTGCTGTAAAAGCACCAGGATTTGGAGATCGTCGTAAAGCAATGTTAGAAGATATCGCTATCCTAACTGGTGGTACTGTTGTTAGCGAAGAAAGAGGTTACACTTTAGAAAATACAACTCTTGACATGTTAGGTACTGCAGAACGTGTTACAATAGATAAAGACAATACAACAGTTGTAAATGGTTCTGGAGATAAAGACTTAATCAAAAACAGAGTTAACCAAATAAAAGCGCAAATTGAAACTACAACTAGCGACTACGACAAAGAAAAACTACAAGAGCGTTTAGCAAAATTAGCTGGCGGTGTTGCAGTACTTTATGTTGGTGCTGCTAGTGAAGTAGAAATGAAAGAAAAGAAAGATCGTGTTGATGATGCATTACATGCAACTCGCGCTGCTGTAGAAGAAGGTATTGTTGCTGGTGGTGGTGTTGCTTTAGTAAGAGCAAAATCTGTTTTAGAAAAAATTACAACAGATAATTTAGACGAAACTACAGGAATACAAATCGTAGCTAGAGCTATCGAAGCGCCTTTAAGAACTATTGTAGAAAACGCTGGCGGAGAAGGTAGCGTTGTGGTTGCAAAAGTCATTGAAGGTAAAAAAGACTTTGGTTATGATGCAAAATCTGATGCTTATGTAGACATGCTTAAAGCAGGAATTATAGATCCTAAAAAAGTAACTCGTGTAGCATTAGAAAATGCAGCATCTGTTTCTGGAATGATCTTAACTACCGAATGTGCTTTAATAGACATTAAAGAAGATACACCTGCTGCTATGCCAGGCGGAATGGGCGGAGGAATGCCAGGAATGATGTAA
- the secG gene encoding preprotein translocase subunit SecG — protein MNTFLIFLILIIVVAFLLVVVIMVQNPKGGGLASTFGGGSNQQLGGVKKTTDFLDKSTWTLAVVLLALILTSSLAIDRNGVTSESKILENDNIDIPAATTPSTDNTSTPEDTTTIGQ, from the coding sequence ATGAATACATTTTTAATCTTCTTAATCCTAATAATTGTAGTAGCATTTTTGCTAGTAGTTGTAATTATGGTACAAAATCCAAAAGGTGGCGGATTAGCTTCTACGTTTGGTGGCGGAAGCAACCAACAATTAGGTGGAGTTAAAAAAACAACAGACTTTTTAGATAAAAGTACATGGACTTTAGCTGTTGTTTTATTAGCGTTAATTTTAACGTCTAGCTTAGCAATAGACAGAAACGGTGTTACATCAGAATCTAAAATCTTAGAGAATGACAATATCGATATTCCTGCAGCTACAACACCTTCTACAGATAACACATCTACTCCAGAAGACACAACAACTATTGGACAGTAA
- a CDS encoding rod shape-determining protein, whose amino-acid sequence MGFFDFLTEEIAIDLGTANTLIIHNDKVVVDAPSIVARDRISGKIIAVGQEANMMQGKTHENIKTIRPLKDGVIADFDASEQMISMFIKNIPALKKKLFTPALHMVICIPSGITEVEMRAVKESAERVNGKEVYLIHEPMAAAIGIGVDIMQPKGNMIVDIGGGTTEIAVIALGGIVCDKSVKIAGDVFTNDIIYYMRTQHNLYVGERTAEKIKIQIGAATEDLDLPPEDMSVQGRDLLTGKPKQVQISYREIAKALDKSILRIEDAVMETLSQTPPELAADIYNTGIYLAGGGSMLRGLDKRLSQKTDLPVYIAEDPLRAVVRGTGITLKNINKFKGVLIK is encoded by the coding sequence ATGGGTTTTTTTGACTTTTTAACTGAAGAAATTGCAATAGATTTAGGTACTGCAAACACACTTATTATCCATAATGATAAGGTTGTTGTAGATGCGCCTTCCATTGTTGCTAGAGATAGAATCTCTGGTAAAATAATTGCAGTTGGTCAAGAAGCCAATATGATGCAAGGTAAAACGCACGAAAACATTAAAACGATTAGACCTTTAAAAGATGGTGTAATTGCAGATTTTGATGCATCTGAACAAATGATAAGTATGTTTATAAAAAACATACCTGCATTAAAGAAAAAATTATTTACACCTGCATTACACATGGTTATTTGTATTCCTTCAGGAATTACAGAAGTAGAAATGCGAGCTGTAAAAGAAAGTGCAGAACGTGTAAATGGTAAAGAAGTTTACCTAATCCACGAGCCTATGGCTGCAGCAATTGGTATTGGTGTAGACATCATGCAACCTAAAGGAAACATGATTGTTGATATAGGTGGAGGAACAACAGAAATTGCTGTTATTGCTCTTGGTGGTATTGTTTGTGACAAATCTGTAAAAATTGCAGGTGATGTGTTTACTAACGATATAATTTATTACATGCGTACACAACATAACCTTTATGTTGGAGAACGTACTGCTGAAAAAATTAAAATCCAAATTGGTGCTGCTACCGAAGATTTAGATTTACCACCAGAAGACATGAGTGTTCAAGGTAGAGATTTGTTAACAGGTAAACCAAAACAGGTACAAATTTCGTATAGAGAAATAGCTAAAGCACTTGATAAATCTATTTTACGTATCGAAGATGCGGTAATGGAAACATTATCTCAAACACCTCCAGAATTAGCTGCAGATATTTACAATACTGGTATTTATCTTGCTGGTGGCGGATCTATGTTACGTGGCTTAGATAAAAGATTATCGCAAAAAACAGATTTACCTGTTTACATTGCAGAAGATCCTTTACGTGCTGTAGTTAGAGGAACAGGAATTACGCTTAAAAACATAAACAAATTTAAAGGCGTATTGATCAAGTAG
- the xrtF gene encoding exosortase family protein XrtF, whose translation MLLNKYKPVVKFIFTFLAVYGIMSFAYSYYLNAAKSGIYFPDYLTNLVAHQSETLLNGLGYEAKVMPHPDEPSMKMLVNNKYVARVIEGCNGASVIILFVAFVVAFSDKFKPTFIYIFSGAVLIYAVNLIRIVVLAIGLYHYPWREELLHSVIFPGMIYGMVFLLWMFWVKRFSDNKVKDEN comes from the coding sequence GTGTTATTGAATAAATATAAACCAGTTGTAAAATTTATTTTTACTTTTTTAGCTGTATATGGGATAATGTCTTTTGCTTACAGTTATTATTTAAATGCTGCAAAGTCTGGTATATATTTTCCTGATTATCTAACTAATTTAGTTGCACATCAATCTGAAACCTTGTTAAATGGATTAGGCTATGAAGCAAAAGTGATGCCGCATCCAGATGAGCCTTCAATGAAAATGTTAGTCAACAATAAGTACGTAGCTAGAGTGATTGAAGGTTGTAATGGCGCTAGTGTAATAATTTTGTTTGTTGCTTTTGTTGTTGCTTTTTCTGATAAGTTTAAACCTACTTTTATTTATATTTTTTCTGGAGCAGTTTTAATTTACGCAGTAAATTTAATTAGAATTGTAGTTTTAGCAATTGGTTTATACCATTACCCTTGGCGAGAAGAATTGTTACATTCTGTTATTTTTCCTGGAATGATATACGGAATGGTATTTTTACTTTGGATGTTTTGGGTTAAACGGTTTTCTGATAATAAAGTGAAAGATGAAAATTAA
- the mreC gene encoding rod shape-determining protein MreC, translating into MQQIVNFILRNKSFLFFLLLLFISVLFTIQSHSYHKSKFINSANFLTGGLYNASHSISSYFNLKEENKKLNEENARLKAIINSKKQTTSSYTDSLLYNSNYRFTPARIIKNSYSKQQNVLLINKGQNDSIKEDLAVIANNKIIGITDNYNSKYTTVISILNTTNRISAQLQKTNHFGTLKWDGKSPQIIQLTDIQKSAPLKVGDTVITSGRSAIFPKGILIGTVKDFHLDITENYYDVNINLFNDMTNLEHVIVIENKDKSLIEALLNNE; encoded by the coding sequence ATGCAACAAATTGTAAATTTTATTTTAAGAAACAAATCGTTTTTGTTTTTCTTGTTGCTGCTTTTTATTTCGGTGTTATTTACTATACAATCACATAGTTATCACAAAAGTAAGTTTATAAATTCGGCTAATTTCTTAACTGGCGGTTTATACAATGCAAGTCATTCTATTTCATCTTATTTTAATCTAAAAGAAGAAAATAAGAAACTAAACGAAGAAAACGCTAGACTTAAAGCCATAATAAATTCAAAAAAACAAACAACTTCTTCTTATACAGATAGTTTACTTTATAATTCAAACTACAGATTTACACCTGCTAGAATTATAAAAAACAGTTACTCTAAACAGCAAAATGTTTTGCTAATTAACAAAGGACAAAACGATAGTATTAAAGAAGATTTAGCAGTAATTGCAAATAATAAAATTATAGGAATTACAGATAATTACAATTCTAAATACACTACAGTAATTTCAATATTAAATACAACTAATAGAATTAGTGCACAGTTACAAAAAACAAATCATTTTGGCACACTAAAATGGGACGGAAAATCTCCGCAAATCATTCAATTAACAGACATACAAAAAAGTGCGCCATTAAAGGTTGGTGATACTGTAATTACTTCTGGAAGATCTGCAATTTTCCCAAAAGGAATTTTAATAGGAACGGTTAAAGATTTTCATTTAGATATTACTGAAAATTATTATGACGTTAATATTAACTTATTTAACGACATGACTAATTTAGAGCATGTAATTGTTATTGAAAATAAAGATAAATCTTTAATAGAAGCGTTATTAAATAATGAATAG
- a CDS encoding sigma-54 interaction domain-containing protein — MESVQSIKQRFGIIGNSAGLNRAIEKAIQVAPTDISVLVTGESGVGKESIPKIIHQLSHRKHGKYIAVNCGAIPEGTIDSELFGHEKGAFTGATQTRSGYFEVADGGTIFLDEVGELPLTTQVRLLRVLENGEFIKVGSSKVQKTNVRIVAATNVNMFEAIKKEKFREDLYYRLSTVDIHLPPLRDRQEDIHILFRKFASDFALKYKMPTVKLTDDAVNMLLRYRWSGNIRQLRNVAEQISVLEQNRTISAQTLQTYLPSGTTNLPAVVNTTKSESDFSSEREILYKVLFDMKADLNDLKKLTMELMKSGNAKDVQKNNEGLIQKIYGENDSDAEFEEQVHDLEILSIPENSPNVSSASSEDKYHFAEEIEEEETLSLQDKELELIKKSLERHNGKRKLAAEELGISERTLYRKIKQYDL; from the coding sequence ATGGAATCAGTTCAATCAATAAAACAACGTTTCGGGATTATAGGTAATAGCGCAGGATTAAATCGCGCTATAGAAAAAGCTATACAAGTAGCGCCAACAGACATTTCTGTTTTAGTTACCGGAGAAAGTGGTGTTGGTAAAGAGAGTATTCCTAAAATAATTCATCAATTATCACATCGCAAACACGGTAAATATATTGCGGTAAACTGTGGTGCAATTCCAGAAGGAACAATAGATAGCGAGCTTTTTGGTCACGAAAAAGGTGCATTTACAGGAGCAACACAAACACGAAGTGGTTATTTTGAAGTTGCAGATGGCGGAACCATTTTTTTAGATGAAGTTGGTGAACTGCCACTTACCACGCAAGTTCGTTTATTACGTGTTTTAGAAAATGGAGAATTTATAAAAGTAGGATCAAGTAAAGTACAAAAAACCAATGTACGTATAGTAGCTGCAACTAATGTTAATATGTTTGAAGCTATTAAAAAAGAAAAATTTAGAGAAGATCTGTACTATAGGTTAAGTACGGTAGATATACATTTACCACCTTTAAGAGACAGACAGGAAGATATTCATATATTATTCAGAAAATTTGCTAGTGACTTCGCATTAAAATATAAAATGCCAACCGTTAAATTAACAGACGATGCTGTAAATATGTTGTTAAGATATCGCTGGAGCGGAAATATTAGACAATTACGTAACGTTGCAGAGCAAATATCTGTACTAGAGCAAAATCGTACCATTAGTGCACAAACTTTACAAACGTATTTACCATCAGGAACAACTAATCTTCCAGCTGTTGTTAACACTACAAAATCTGAAAGTGATTTTAGTAGCGAACGCGAAATTTTATACAAAGTGTTGTTTGATATGAAAGCCGATTTAAATGATTTAAAGAAGCTAACGATGGAGCTTATGAAAAGCGGAAACGCTAAAGATGTTCAAAAAAACAACGAAGGTCTTATTCAAAAAATATACGGAGAAAATGATAGCGATGCAGAGTTTGAAGAACAAGTACATGATTTAGAAATATTATCTATACCAGAAAATTCTCCAAATGTTTCATCTGCGTCATCCGAAGATAAATACCATTTTGCTGAAGAAATTGAAGAAGAAGAAACACTATCTTTACAAGACAAAGAATTAGAATTAATAAAAAAATCTTTAGAGCGACACAACGGTAAACGCAAGCTAGCTGCTGAAGAATTAGGAATTAGCGAACGCACATTATATAGAAAAATTAAACAATACGATTTGTAG